A single window of Oreochromis aureus strain Israel breed Guangdong linkage group 7, ZZ_aureus, whole genome shotgun sequence DNA harbors:
- the LOC116314022 gene encoding rhombotin-1 produces the protein MVLDKEESVSLVSLQSREKPRGCAGCNGKIRDRFMLQALDRYWHEDCLKCACCDCRLGRVGSTLYTRANLILCRRDYLRLFGVTGNCAACSKLIPAFEMVMRARDNVYHLDCFACQLCRQRFCVGDKFFLKNNMILCQLDYEGGHLNGSTERQPQ, from the exons ATGGTGCTGGACAAGGAGGAGA GTGTGTCTCTTGTGTCCCTCCAGTCCAGAGAAAAGCCGAGGGGCTGCGCCGGCTGTAATGGGAAGATACGGGACCGCTTCATGCTCCAGGCGTTAGACAGATACTGGCATGAGGACTGTCTGAAGTGTGCCTGCTGTGACTGCCGCTTGGGCCGGGTGGGCTCCACACTCTACACCCGGGCCAACCTCATCCTTTGCCGCAGAGACTATCTGAG GCTCTTTGGGGTGACGGGGAACTGTGCAGCCTGCAGTAAGCTGATCCCTGCCTTTGAGATGGTGATGAGAGCCAGAGACAACGTCTACCATTTAGACTGCTTTGCCTGTCAGCTCTGCCGCCAGAG ATTTTGCGTGGGAGACAAGTTTTTCCTCAAGAACAACATGATCCTGTGCCAGCTGGACTATGAAGGGGGCCATCTTAATGGCAGCACCGAGAGGCAGCCTCAGTAA